A genomic window from Streptomyces brevispora includes:
- a CDS encoding iron-containing redox enzyme family protein — protein MGDDGLTLAVRTVFARACEPEDTPLPDTLRPAIADELDRAGHEGDPRCGLPAAAAWADAERARFTTLFATAERQGCADVLVRRAVLACAPLASTTGAWLQWMSEPGNAEEPVTLRALALFAADVGAGHPGASRGDAYLALMRHVRVAVHARPAARLAHDRRIADPSFYLPALALTMSRRPDAYRGEIIGLDLCSRAVGLPPPLAGVRTRRPEAVDWAALDPGRARGPGLAPALDDARAVAAAFTEAVGPAGTTAIERGFAWAFAALRRWSDEVYRELDAARDPSFEMAELMRSRAREASAYHDRFVMRGRPLKQWLAEARTDPAPFLAALADSRLVRPGRSGASRLTGELVSESGRMFRVFPDADLDVINRWIDALPADPAERARLRPAAHQPRSIGFRPAPDTAGDTGAAPADLREAYTRLLRRTIKPATRRYALRYVEGWLARSRHGMKPAARSLPAEPPADGLRPWLLDQHDLHNSEFQAGSDSPLPDRAELIDSTLQLAPLTLIDGAWLAGHTDYQLASAERGHFLFETYWDELGNGEPKLNHPLIYRAVLREMGIDLPPTRSPEFAAWPAFRDPSFELPVYWLAIGRFPLTFEPEILGLNLAMELSGVGGSYRRGRQALEQYGFSTAFVDVHNTIDNVATGHSAWAADAVDGYLAQQAPAARTDAWDRIRTGYRSLNPPSGFWARNAARRARVEASAHV, from the coding sequence ATGGGTGACGACGGGCTGACGTTGGCGGTCCGGACGGTGTTCGCGCGGGCGTGCGAGCCGGAGGACACTCCGCTGCCCGACACGCTGCGGCCCGCGATCGCCGACGAGCTGGATCGGGCCGGCCACGAAGGCGATCCGCGGTGCGGTCTCCCGGCGGCCGCCGCCTGGGCCGACGCCGAACGGGCGCGCTTCACCACGCTGTTCGCCACCGCGGAGCGCCAGGGCTGTGCGGACGTGCTCGTCCGCCGGGCGGTGCTCGCCTGCGCGCCGCTGGCCTCGACGACAGGCGCCTGGCTGCAATGGATGAGCGAGCCGGGCAACGCCGAGGAACCGGTCACCCTGCGGGCGCTCGCGCTGTTCGCGGCCGATGTCGGCGCCGGGCATCCGGGCGCGTCCCGGGGCGACGCGTACCTCGCCCTGATGCGGCACGTCCGGGTGGCCGTGCACGCGCGCCCGGCCGCCCGCCTGGCACACGACCGCCGGATCGCCGACCCCTCCTTCTACCTGCCGGCGCTCGCGCTGACGATGAGCCGGCGTCCGGACGCGTACCGGGGCGAGATCATCGGTCTTGATCTCTGCTCGCGTGCCGTCGGGCTGCCGCCCCCGCTCGCCGGCGTCCGGACCCGGCGTCCGGAGGCGGTGGACTGGGCGGCGCTGGACCCGGGCCGCGCGCGCGGGCCGGGCCTCGCGCCGGCGCTCGACGACGCACGAGCCGTGGCGGCCGCGTTCACCGAGGCGGTCGGCCCGGCCGGAACGACGGCGATCGAGCGCGGCTTCGCCTGGGCGTTCGCCGCCCTGCGCCGCTGGAGCGACGAGGTGTACCGGGAGCTCGACGCCGCTCGCGACCCGTCCTTCGAGATGGCCGAGCTGATGCGTTCCCGGGCCCGCGAGGCGTCGGCCTATCACGACCGGTTCGTCATGCGCGGGCGGCCGCTGAAGCAGTGGCTCGCCGAGGCCCGTACCGACCCGGCTCCGTTCCTGGCGGCGCTCGCCGACAGCCGCCTCGTGCGGCCGGGCCGGTCCGGGGCGAGCCGGCTCACCGGCGAACTGGTGTCGGAGAGCGGCCGGATGTTCCGGGTGTTCCCCGACGCCGACCTGGACGTCATCAATCGGTGGATCGATGCGCTGCCGGCCGATCCGGCCGAGCGCGCGCGGCTGCGGCCGGCCGCACACCAGCCCCGGAGCATCGGGTTCCGGCCGGCTCCGGACACTGCGGGCGACACCGGCGCCGCTCCCGCCGATCTGCGGGAGGCGTACACCCGGCTGTTGCGGCGCACGATCAAGCCGGCCACCCGGCGGTATGCGCTGCGCTACGTCGAGGGGTGGCTGGCCCGCTCCCGCCACGGCATGAAGCCGGCCGCCCGGTCGCTGCCGGCCGAGCCGCCGGCGGACGGCCTGCGGCCCTGGCTGCTCGACCAGCACGACCTGCACAACAGCGAGTTCCAGGCCGGCTCGGACTCTCCCCTGCCGGACCGCGCCGAGCTCATCGACTCGACGCTGCAACTGGCACCGCTCACCCTGATCGACGGTGCCTGGCTGGCCGGTCACACCGACTATCAGCTCGCCTCAGCCGAGCGCGGCCACTTCCTGTTCGAGACCTACTGGGACGAGCTGGGCAACGGCGAGCCGAAACTGAACCATCCGCTGATCTACCGCGCCGTGTTGCGGGAGATGGGCATCGACCTGCCACCGACCCGGTCGCCGGAGTTCGCCGCCTGGCCGGCCTTCCGGGACCCGTCGTTCGAACTGCCGGTGTACTGGCTGGCGATCGGCAGGTTCCCGCTCACGTTCGAACCGGAGATCCTCGGCCTGAATCTGGCCATGGAACTGTCCGGTGTCGGCGGCAGCTATCGCCGCGGCCGGCAGGCACTCGAGCAGTACGGCTTCAGCACCGCGTTCGTCGACGTCCACAACACCATCGACAATGTCGCGACCGGGCACTCCGCGTGGGCGGCGGACGCCGTTGACGGCTATCTGGCGCAGCAGGCGCCGGCGGCTCGAACGGACGCGTGGGACCGGATCCGGACCGGGTACCGCTCGCTGAACCCGCCATCCGGATTCTGGGCCCGCAACGCGGCTCGTCGCGCCCGAGTGGAGGCTTCCGCACATGTCTGA
- a CDS encoding SGNH/GDSL hydrolase family protein: protein MVRQTELLTPQLSDYHDFLDRGEMRYLPYLMYFNRPNFRSAAINTDRCGFRVSHGPDGPGSVGGDRLGGPVRLLVGGSVSLGYGATDDRATIASRLWSQHAPSKPWFTFGAPYLNSTQELLLFMLHRHLLPPIDEIVIISGFNTLVMGQLTGMDVGGQEPFFFCNEYFEKMQELRARYAKPARTKQWRTGPRPSSQKVTPSAARPTTAGMIRSAVDVTLRNLDSWLVMAAATGARVSFALQPLATWLRETPAPQEKLLFDEFDKLSDYGTWEERYGDVGSIATGAAYAEALGEACARKGVPFVDTLSRLAAVAKPSDWLFVDRGHYTDEGNDVVAQVLAESLELT, encoded by the coding sequence ATGGTGCGGCAAACCGAGCTGTTGACGCCTCAACTTTCCGACTATCACGATTTCCTGGACCGCGGGGAGATGAGGTATCTCCCCTATCTGATGTACTTCAACAGGCCGAACTTCCGATCGGCGGCCATCAACACGGACCGGTGCGGCTTCCGCGTCTCGCACGGTCCGGACGGGCCGGGGTCCGTCGGCGGCGACCGGCTCGGCGGGCCGGTCCGGCTGCTCGTGGGCGGTTCGGTGTCGCTGGGTTACGGCGCCACCGACGACAGGGCCACGATCGCCTCCCGGCTCTGGTCGCAGCACGCGCCGAGCAAACCGTGGTTCACCTTCGGCGCCCCGTACCTCAACTCCACCCAGGAGTTGCTGCTGTTCATGCTCCACCGGCACCTGCTGCCGCCGATCGACGAGATCGTCATCATCAGCGGCTTCAACACGCTGGTCATGGGACAGCTCACCGGGATGGACGTCGGCGGCCAGGAGCCGTTCTTCTTCTGCAACGAGTACTTCGAGAAGATGCAGGAGCTGCGCGCGCGGTACGCCAAGCCGGCCAGGACCAAGCAGTGGCGGACCGGCCCGAGGCCGTCGTCGCAGAAGGTCACGCCGTCAGCAGCCCGCCCGACGACGGCCGGAATGATCCGGTCGGCGGTCGACGTCACGCTGCGGAACCTCGACAGCTGGCTCGTGATGGCTGCCGCGACCGGCGCCCGGGTGAGCTTCGCGCTCCAGCCGCTGGCGACCTGGCTGCGGGAGACACCGGCGCCGCAGGAGAAGCTGCTCTTCGACGAGTTCGACAAGCTCTCCGACTACGGGACCTGGGAGGAGCGCTACGGCGACGTCGGCAGCATCGCGACGGGCGCCGCGTATGCCGAGGCCCTCGGCGAGGCCTGCGCGCGCAAGGGCGTCCCCTTCGTCGACACGCTCTCCCGGCTCGCCGCGGTGGCGAAGCCCTCGGACTGGCTCTTCGTCGACCGCGGACATTACACCGACGAGGGCAATGACGTCGTCGCGCAGGTGCTGGCCGAAAGCCTCGAGCTGACGTGA
- a CDS encoding GNAT family N-acetyltransferase, which yields MTDSAARDISLRPLTEDDIPALFEIQLDESAQHLAAFTDTRTARDAEAFGKKYRKILADDAIVNRVIEIHGEVVGSVATFPIEGDTELTYWIRKDWWGRGVATAAVAALLDEVTERPIHARAVEDNSGSVRVLERNAFVRIGSEDSFAPGRQATVTELIFKLA from the coding sequence ATGACTGACAGTGCGGCCCGGGACATCTCGCTGCGGCCTCTGACCGAGGACGACATCCCGGCACTCTTCGAGATCCAACTCGACGAGTCAGCACAGCACTTGGCGGCCTTCACCGATACCAGGACCGCCCGCGACGCCGAGGCCTTCGGGAAGAAGTACCGGAAGATCCTGGCCGACGACGCGATCGTCAACAGGGTCATCGAGATCCACGGCGAGGTCGTCGGCAGCGTGGCCACCTTCCCGATCGAGGGCGACACGGAGCTCACCTACTGGATCCGCAAGGACTGGTGGGGCCGGGGCGTGGCCACCGCGGCCGTCGCGGCGCTGCTCGACGAGGTGACGGAGCGGCCGATCCACGCCCGGGCCGTGGAGGACAACTCCGGATCCGTCCGGGTACTGGAACGCAACGCGTTCGTCCGAATCGGCAGCGAGGACTCGTTCGCTCCCGGCCGCCAGGCCACCGTCACCGAGCTGATCTTCAAGCTGGCCTGA
- a CDS encoding fatty acid desaturase family protein: MVDAKPRQFWRNGPADSALLAITLTQFAGTIALAALTPDGLWPRLASAALVTLMMTYSIIVVTHLFVHQPWFTDNRLNSVLSTVSSANIAQSVAGYHLTHVRNHHRYNNDRKRDGTTADITSTYRYSRDDGHAPLWWYLVRGLASSAQEWVVTWTTLLRGCAVGRRETTLLELAARNPIRRTAELAQVRYDRLGQLAFTVLLAVLSWQWTLLCYLPSVALAFTLVNVQNYYRHFGAEPESQYANSVSHYGRLYNLLTFNDGYHQEHHLRPATHWSRLPEVAEQYQERLDEAGRVVSPVPALVGFLDTGRVGRRPPAAPPVG, encoded by the coding sequence ATGGTCGACGCCAAACCGCGACAGTTCTGGCGCAATGGCCCGGCCGACTCCGCCCTGCTCGCAATCACTCTGACCCAGTTCGCCGGCACGATCGCGCTGGCCGCGCTGACACCGGACGGCCTGTGGCCGCGGCTCGCCTCCGCGGCCCTGGTCACGCTGATGATGACGTACTCGATCATCGTGGTCACGCACCTGTTCGTCCATCAGCCCTGGTTCACCGACAACCGCCTGAACTCCGTGTTGTCGACAGTGAGTTCCGCGAACATCGCGCAGTCGGTGGCGGGCTACCACCTGACGCACGTCCGCAACCACCACCGGTACAACAACGACCGCAAGCGCGACGGAACCACCGCCGACATCACCTCCACCTACCGCTACAGCCGCGACGACGGGCACGCCCCGCTGTGGTGGTACCTGGTCCGCGGCCTGGCCTCCTCGGCTCAGGAGTGGGTGGTCACCTGGACGACGCTGCTCCGGGGGTGCGCGGTCGGCCGGCGGGAGACCACGCTGCTGGAACTGGCCGCCCGCAACCCGATCCGCCGCACCGCCGAACTCGCCCAGGTCAGGTACGACCGGCTCGGGCAGCTCGCGTTCACGGTGCTGCTGGCCGTCCTGTCCTGGCAGTGGACCCTGCTGTGCTACCTGCCCTCGGTGGCGCTCGCGTTCACCTTGGTCAACGTCCAGAACTACTACCGGCACTTCGGCGCGGAGCCGGAGAGCCAGTACGCGAACTCGGTGAGCCACTACGGCCGGCTGTACAACCTGCTGACCTTCAACGACGGCTACCACCAGGAGCACCACCTGCGCCCCGCGACGCACTGGAGCCGGTTGCCCGAGGTCGCCGAGCAGTACCAGGAACGGTTGGACGAAGCCGGTCGCGTGGTCTCCCCGGTGCCGGCCCTGGTCGGCTTCCTGGACACGGGGCGTGTCGGCCGGCGCCCGCCAGCGGCACCGCCCGTCGGATGA
- a CDS encoding SidA/IucD/PvdA family monooxygenase, with the protein MKDLGTRDEPYDVIGLGFGPSNIALAIASQEIAPDRSCLFLERSPDVCWHEGMLIDGARMQISFLKDLVSLRNLASPFTFLAYQKAKGRLEKFVNLSEFRPTRLEFQDYLRWVGGQFAGMVRYRCAVTAVSPVRDDDGTLSLLRVTATDTATGEVVEYHARNVVHALGGVPMVPAGVATGPAVVHSSKFLSQFPGTFTAQDREWEFAVAGDGQSAGEITHYLLDRYRNARVHLVLPGYSLRATDNNPFANEQFFEANADEFYSRSEENRRDYAARLRNTNYGVVEAGFLDGLYRLVYADEVRGRTRLVVHDGSRLTSADPDGAGVRIGVHSRFGAGSHELRTDGLVLATGYRRVLDAQMYRDVLPYLEIDDNGRPVVSQDHRARSTEELTCGLYVQGLAETTHGLGDTLLSLLPFRSKQIITAIAKDGGSMARAFPAAQDDSEAMVAQIQRCGSGTVVSAGPSEFPVVTRLPLILDRTRGRQGVLFGVLDRTDPMPLSDGGKVLAVFDPDPASARPPAGRPMSVNVRGRVRLVSDQDRITAHLARFDPAASADPPGATVGIEIEIEMLSGRVHSSQELRAVRTENEGQS; encoded by the coding sequence GTGAAGGATCTCGGCACGCGGGACGAACCCTACGATGTGATCGGTCTCGGTTTCGGACCGTCGAACATCGCGCTAGCGATCGCCTCCCAGGAGATCGCCCCCGATCGCAGCTGCCTGTTCTTGGAGCGCTCGCCGGACGTCTGCTGGCACGAGGGCATGCTCATCGACGGGGCCCGCATGCAGATCTCGTTCCTCAAGGACCTGGTGTCCCTGCGCAATCTCGCCAGCCCGTTCACCTTCCTCGCGTACCAGAAGGCCAAGGGGAGGCTGGAGAAGTTCGTCAACCTCTCCGAGTTCCGGCCGACCCGGCTGGAGTTCCAGGACTATCTGCGGTGGGTCGGCGGTCAGTTCGCCGGCATGGTGCGGTACCGCTGCGCGGTCACCGCGGTCTCCCCGGTCCGCGACGACGACGGCACGCTGTCGCTGCTGCGGGTGACGGCCACCGACACCGCCACCGGTGAGGTGGTCGAGTACCACGCCCGTAACGTGGTGCACGCGCTCGGCGGCGTGCCCATGGTGCCCGCCGGGGTGGCGACCGGCCCGGCCGTGGTGCACTCCAGCAAGTTCCTGTCCCAGTTCCCGGGCACCTTCACCGCCCAGGACCGGGAGTGGGAGTTCGCGGTCGCCGGGGACGGGCAGAGCGCGGGCGAGATCACCCACTATCTGCTGGACCGCTACCGCAACGCCCGCGTCCACCTGGTCCTGCCCGGGTACTCGCTGCGCGCCACCGACAACAACCCGTTCGCCAACGAGCAGTTCTTCGAGGCCAACGCCGACGAGTTCTACTCCCGCAGCGAGGAGAACCGGCGCGACTACGCAGCCCGCCTGCGCAACACCAACTACGGCGTGGTGGAGGCGGGTTTCCTCGACGGCCTGTACCGACTGGTCTACGCGGACGAGGTACGCGGCCGGACCCGGCTGGTGGTGCACGACGGCTCCCGGCTGACCTCGGCCGACCCGGACGGCGCGGGGGTCCGGATCGGCGTGCACAGCCGCTTCGGCGCCGGATCCCACGAGTTGCGCACGGACGGGCTGGTGCTGGCCACCGGATACCGGCGGGTCCTGGACGCGCAGATGTACCGGGACGTCCTGCCGTACCTCGAAATCGACGACAACGGCAGGCCCGTGGTCTCCCAGGACCACCGGGCGCGTTCCACCGAGGAGCTGACCTGCGGGCTGTACGTGCAGGGCCTCGCCGAGACGACGCACGGGCTCGGCGACACGCTGCTGTCGCTGCTGCCGTTCCGGTCCAAGCAGATCATCACGGCCATCGCGAAGGACGGCGGCTCGATGGCGCGGGCGTTCCCGGCCGCGCAGGACGACTCCGAGGCCATGGTCGCGCAGATCCAGCGGTGTGGTTCCGGCACCGTGGTCAGTGCCGGGCCTTCGGAGTTCCCGGTCGTGACCCGGCTGCCGCTGATCCTGGATCGCACCCGCGGCCGGCAGGGCGTGCTGTTCGGAGTGCTGGACCGCACGGATCCGATGCCGCTGAGCGACGGCGGCAAGGTGCTGGCGGTGTTCGACCCGGACCCGGCATCGGCCCGGCCACCGGCCGGCAGGCCGATGTCGGTCAACGTCCGCGGGCGGGTCCGGCTGGTGAGCGACCAGGACAGGATCACCGCGCACCTGGCCCGGTTCGACCCGGCGGCGTCGGCCGATCCGCCGGGCGCCACCGTCGGAATCGAGATCGAGATCGAGATGCTGTCCGGTCGCGTCCACTCGTCCCAGGAACTGCGCGCCGTCCGAACCGAGAACGAGGGGCAGTCATGA
- a CDS encoding MbtH family protein: MTDTQETYVVVRNDEEQYSIWRSERPVPAGWTPVGEPASREDCLARIGELWTDMRPAGLRAAMSRSQR, from the coding sequence ATGACCGACACGCAGGAGACGTACGTAGTCGTGCGCAACGACGAGGAGCAGTACTCGATCTGGCGGTCGGAGCGACCGGTGCCGGCCGGGTGGACGCCGGTCGGCGAGCCGGCGTCCCGGGAGGACTGTCTGGCCCGGATCGGCGAGTTGTGGACCGACATGCGGCCGGCCGGCCTACGGGCGGCCATGAGCAGGTCCCAGCGATGA